A window of Bacteroidota bacterium contains these coding sequences:
- a CDS encoding iron-sulfur cluster assembly protein: protein MILNINNVLNALKVVIDPDLHKDIVSLGFVKDIKGGSKN from the coding sequence ATGATTCTAAATATAAATAACGTTCTTAATGCTTTAAAAGTTGTAATAGACCCAGACCTACATAAAGACATCGTCTCGCTTGGATTTGTAAAAGACATTAAGGGCGGTTCCAAAAATTGA